A stretch of the Asticcacaulis sp. ZE23SCel15 genome encodes the following:
- the metF gene encoding methylenetetrahydrofolate reductase [NAD(P)H] → MISPHLQTRLSSIARSVSSGGSHLNISFEFFPPKSEEMELSLWNSIRRLEGLNPSFVSVTYGAGGSTRERTHRTVKRILDETSLKPAAHLTCVEASREEVDEVIREYWDAGVRHIVALRGDPPTGLADGQYTPRADGYQNATELTQAIKRIADFEVSVGVYPEKHPQSPSLEFDLDVLRQKVDAGATRGISQFFFEPETYLRFRDAVADAGIEIELTPGIMPVTNFKGLKRMAQACEANVPDWLAELFDGLDDDAETRKLLASAVAVEQVLELEREGVTNFHFYTLNRAELVYSICRVLGVKAHQPDIKA, encoded by the coding sequence ATGATAAGCCCCCATCTGCAAACCCGCCTAAGTTCCATTGCGCGTTCGGTATCGTCCGGCGGCAGTCATCTCAATATTTCGTTCGAGTTTTTTCCGCCCAAATCGGAAGAGATGGAACTGAGCCTGTGGAACTCTATCCGTCGTCTTGAAGGGCTCAATCCGTCGTTTGTGTCGGTGACCTATGGGGCGGGCGGCTCGACCCGTGAGCGTACCCATAGGACAGTTAAACGTATTCTGGACGAGACTTCGCTGAAGCCTGCCGCCCACCTGACGTGCGTGGAGGCGTCACGCGAAGAGGTCGATGAGGTCATCCGCGAATACTGGGATGCTGGTGTGCGCCATATCGTGGCCCTGCGTGGTGACCCGCCGACAGGGTTGGCCGACGGGCAATATACCCCGCGCGCTGATGGTTATCAGAACGCCACCGAACTGACGCAGGCCATCAAGCGCATTGCCGATTTCGAGGTCAGCGTGGGTGTCTATCCGGAAAAGCATCCGCAGTCGCCGTCGCTTGAGTTTGATCTCGATGTTCTGCGTCAAAAGGTCGATGCCGGGGCGACGCGCGGCATAAGCCAGTTCTTCTTTGAACCGGAAACCTATTTGCGCTTTCGCGATGCCGTGGCGGATGCCGGTATTGAGATTGAGCTAACGCCCGGCATTATGCCGGTCACCAACTTCAAGGGCTTAAAGCGCATGGCGCAGGCGTGCGAAGCCAATGTGCCGGACTGGCTGGCGGAACTGTTCGACGGGCTGGATGATGATGCCGAAACGCGCAAGCTTTTGGCATCCGCCGTGGCGGTCGAGCAGGTGCTGGAGCTTGAGCGCGAAGGGGTGACTAATTTCCATTTCTACACCCTCAACCGCGCTGAACTGGTCTATTCCATCTGCCGGGTACTTGGCGTAAAGGCTCATCAACCCGATATTAAAGCTTAA